From a region of the Vaginimicrobium propionicum genome:
- the uvrA gene encoding excinuclease ABC subunit UvrA yields MKDQLVIRGARQHNLKNVSLKLPRDSMIVFTGLSGSGKSSLAFDTIFAEGQRRYVESLSAYARQFLGQMDKPAVDLIEGLSPAVAIDQKSTSKNPRSTVGTVTEIYDYLRLLYARIGHPHCVICGEPISQQTPQQIVDRILELPEGTRAQVLAPVIRGRKGEYVELFRNLATQGYARVRVDGKNYRLAESPKLAKQRKHDIDVVVDRISVKQSARQRITDSVETALGLADGLVTLDFVDLDADDERRSRTFSEKLACPQGHDQTMDEQEPRQFSFNSPWGACPACDGLGVTTEVDPVLVVPDESKSLAERAIAPWASPTVARHYQHVFESLAERDGFTMDTPWCELPASVRKYILNGNKDVVIVRYRNRFGRVRSFPQQYEGVLPNVKRRFQEAETDAARDRWGQYMREIPCQSCQGKRLKEASLAVTVGGLNIAELCDLPITGVAKFLSGLQLSESERQIANLVLKETDHRLKFLLDVGLDYLKLSRSAASLSGGEAQRIRLATQIGSGLAGVLYVLDEPSIGLHQRDDMRLITTLKKLRDLGNTLIVVEHDEDTMRAADWIVDIGPGAGEHGGQIVVSGSYQDLLNSDSVTADYLTGRKEIPIPLVRRKGNGQQILVRGAQENNLRDIDVAFPLGKFDVVTGVSGSGKSSLVNAILYKALAHSLYGAKAIPGKHRQIDGGQAINKVIHVDQSPIGRTPRSNPATYTGVFNKIRDLFAQTPEAKIRGYRPGRFSFNVKGGRCEHCKGDGTIKIEMNFLPDVYVPCEVCHGARYNRETLEVRYKGKTISDVLDMPIEEAADFFAPIRSIARHLDTLVDVGLGYVRLGQPATTLSGGEAQRVKLASELQRRSTGSTMYILDEPTTGLHFEDIRRLLEVLNRLVDQGNSVVVIEHNLDVIKAADWVIDMGPEGGERGGMVVATGTPEQIAATPGSFTGEFLKPILRMS; encoded by the coding sequence GTGAAGGATCAACTGGTTATTCGAGGTGCTAGACAGCACAATCTAAAAAATGTGTCGCTGAAATTGCCGAGAGACTCGATGATCGTTTTCACTGGGTTATCGGGGTCGGGGAAGTCCTCGTTAGCTTTCGACACTATTTTTGCTGAGGGGCAGCGGCGTTACGTTGAGTCGTTGTCGGCTTATGCGCGACAGTTCTTAGGACAAATGGATAAACCTGCTGTTGACCTCATCGAAGGCCTGTCGCCGGCGGTAGCAATTGATCAGAAATCTACTTCTAAGAATCCGCGCTCAACGGTGGGTACCGTCACTGAAATCTATGATTATTTGCGGTTGCTTTACGCCCGTATCGGGCACCCGCATTGTGTAATTTGCGGAGAGCCGATATCTCAGCAAACCCCGCAACAAATTGTTGATCGGATTCTTGAGTTGCCTGAAGGCACTAGGGCTCAAGTGCTGGCGCCGGTTATTCGGGGTCGCAAGGGCGAATATGTTGAGCTTTTCCGGAACTTAGCTACCCAAGGCTATGCCAGGGTAAGGGTGGACGGGAAAAACTATCGACTCGCTGAAAGCCCAAAATTAGCGAAACAGCGCAAACACGACATTGACGTAGTCGTTGATCGGATTTCGGTCAAACAATCCGCTAGACAACGCATCACTGATTCTGTTGAAACTGCGCTTGGGTTAGCAGATGGTCTTGTCACTTTAGATTTCGTGGATTTAGACGCGGACGATGAGCGTCGCAGCCGCACATTCTCAGAAAAACTGGCCTGCCCGCAGGGTCACGATCAGACTATGGATGAGCAAGAACCTAGACAATTCTCGTTTAATTCGCCTTGGGGAGCTTGCCCAGCCTGTGACGGGCTTGGCGTAACAACTGAAGTTGATCCAGTGTTAGTCGTACCGGACGAATCTAAGTCTCTTGCCGAACGGGCGATAGCTCCGTGGGCCAGCCCAACTGTGGCTCGTCACTATCAGCATGTTTTCGAGTCCCTAGCAGAGCGCGATGGTTTCACTATGGATACCCCCTGGTGCGAACTGCCAGCCAGTGTGCGTAAATATATTCTTAATGGCAATAAGGACGTAGTTATCGTCCGCTACCGAAACCGATTTGGTCGGGTGCGTTCATTCCCTCAGCAATATGAGGGTGTGCTGCCCAACGTTAAACGGCGTTTTCAGGAAGCCGAAACAGATGCCGCCAGGGATCGTTGGGGTCAATATATGCGCGAAATCCCTTGCCAATCCTGTCAAGGGAAAAGATTAAAGGAAGCTAGCTTGGCGGTGACGGTAGGGGGTTTGAATATTGCAGAATTGTGCGACCTGCCAATCACTGGCGTGGCCAAGTTTCTTTCTGGCCTTCAACTGAGTGAATCTGAGCGCCAGATAGCTAATTTGGTGCTTAAGGAAACTGATCACCGACTCAAATTCTTACTTGATGTCGGGTTGGATTACCTGAAATTATCGCGTTCGGCAGCGTCCTTGTCGGGAGGTGAAGCCCAACGAATTCGGTTAGCTACTCAGATTGGTTCCGGGTTGGCTGGCGTTCTTTATGTGCTCGACGAACCGTCAATCGGGTTGCACCAGCGTGACGATATGCGCCTTATCACTACCTTAAAGAAGCTGCGTGATTTAGGAAACACCCTTATCGTTGTCGAACATGACGAAGACACCATGCGGGCAGCCGACTGGATTGTCGATATTGGCCCTGGCGCCGGTGAACATGGCGGTCAGATAGTCGTCTCTGGCAGCTACCAAGATTTATTGAACTCTGATTCAGTAACTGCTGACTATTTAACTGGACGAAAAGAAATACCTATTCCGCTGGTGCGCCGAAAGGGAAATGGGCAGCAAATTTTGGTGCGTGGCGCCCAAGAAAATAACTTGCGCGATATTGATGTGGCTTTTCCTCTGGGCAAATTTGACGTAGTCACCGGGGTTTCTGGATCCGGAAAATCTTCTTTGGTTAATGCCATTCTCTACAAAGCGTTGGCACATTCGCTTTACGGAGCCAAAGCGATACCTGGAAAGCATCGCCAGATTGACGGTGGCCAAGCGATCAACAAGGTCATCCACGTAGACCAATCCCCGATTGGGCGTACCCCAAGGTCTAACCCGGCCACCTACACGGGCGTTTTCAACAAGATCCGTGACTTATTCGCCCAAACCCCTGAGGCGAAGATCCGCGGCTACCGTCCCGGACGCTTCTCGTTCAACGTTAAGGGTGGGCGCTGTGAACACTGTAAAGGTGACGGCACCATAAAAATTGAGATGAACTTTTTGCCGGATGTTTATGTTCCGTGCGAAGTTTGTCACGGTGCCCGTTACAACCGCGAGACTCTAGAGGTGCGCTATAAAGGCAAAACTATTTCTGACGTCCTAGATATGCCTATTGAAGAAGCCGCCGATTTCTTTGCTCCGATACGATCTATCGCCAGGCATCTAGACACCTTGGTGGATGTCGGGTTGGGGTATGTTCGTCTCGGTCAGCCGGCAACCACCTTGTCAGGCGGGGAAGCTCAAAGGGTGAAATTAGCTAGCGAGTTGCAGCGTAGATCCACTGGTTCGACCATGTATATTCTCGACGAGCCCACCACCGGATTGCATTTCGAAGACATCCGTCGCCTCCTGGAAGTGTTGAATAGACTAGTTGACCAAGGCAATTCCGTCGTCGTTATCGAACACAATCTAGACGTTATTAAGGCTGCCGACTGGGTGATAGACATGGGGCCTGAGGGCGGAGAACGCGGTGGCATGGTGGTAGCCACTGGCACACCAGAACAGATTGCTGCCACCCCTGGCTCATTTACTGGGGAGTTTCTAAAGCCCATTCTTAGGATGAGCTGA
- a CDS encoding maleylpyruvate isomerase family mycothiol-dependent enzyme, whose protein sequence is MSHPVLRYSCLSVSIVKDELRQRRLDETSRLLGSTITILDEAWQQPCALPGWTRAHLASHLIIGAQNLLYLIESIKAGRQARWWPTSLQSLERGSERSALELQIDLDTSCGRVDAALDELNDLAANLTFIDEYGCEVDVSFLPLLRLNEIMLHHVDLRCGFNVEDIDQHSARWLSELNILRHGKKLPSAHLESESGLMADVGPQTVSPPHIFAPDNILLGWITGRLQPETIEKFDLPTQPEVL, encoded by the coding sequence ATGAGTCACCCCGTCCTGCGCTACTCATGCTTGAGCGTCTCAATCGTAAAAGATGAGCTTCGTCAACGCCGTTTGGACGAAACCAGCCGCCTGTTAGGCAGCACTATCACCATCCTAGATGAGGCTTGGCAACAGCCATGTGCGTTACCTGGCTGGACTCGCGCTCACCTGGCCAGTCACCTAATTATCGGTGCACAGAATTTGCTCTACCTAATTGAAAGCATCAAAGCCGGCAGACAGGCTAGATGGTGGCCTACTAGCCTCCAATCTTTAGAGCGCGGCTCGGAACGTTCTGCTTTGGAGTTACAAATTGATTTAGACACCAGCTGTGGGCGGGTAGACGCCGCGTTAGATGAGCTCAACGATTTGGCAGCCAACCTGACATTCATCGACGAATATGGCTGCGAAGTAGATGTGAGCTTCCTGCCGCTACTGCGACTAAACGAGATTATGTTGCACCACGTAGATCTGCGTTGCGGCTTTAACGTTGAAGATATTGACCAGCACAGTGCCCGGTGGTTGAGTGAATTGAATATTTTGCGTCACGGTAAAAAATTACCTTCAGCTCATCTGGAATCAGAATCGGGGCTAATGGCTGATGTTGGCCCGCAGACTGTTTCACCACCCCATATTTTTGCGCCAGACAATATTTTGCTTGGCTGGATTACTGGTCGCCTCCAACCAGAAACCATAGAAAAGTTTGATCTGCCTACCCAACCGGAAGTGTTATAA
- a CDS encoding MBL fold metallo-hydrolase, which produces MANHVEPFADSVTFTVGNLEVTKKSISAMDNNTYLISAPDGVNVLIDAADCASAILRLLGKRKLNAVITTHRHQDHLLALAEIVEATDAIPIAGRWDADAIETATGVRCKKVWTKDKLIFGAIDLDVIGLVGHTPGSIALALGTKHIFTGDSLFPGGLGKTNSARDFDSLFTDVKTLVFDRFDDDTQIHPGHGDDTTLGAERGNLAEWRARGW; this is translated from the coding sequence ATGGCTAATCACGTAGAACCCTTCGCAGACAGCGTCACCTTTACCGTAGGAAACCTTGAGGTGACGAAAAAGAGCATCTCAGCTATGGACAATAATACTTATTTGATTAGCGCCCCTGACGGCGTGAACGTCCTCATCGATGCCGCCGATTGTGCTAGCGCGATATTGCGTTTATTGGGCAAACGTAAACTAAATGCCGTAATCACGACTCATCGACATCAAGATCACCTACTGGCATTGGCTGAAATCGTTGAGGCTACCGACGCGATACCCATTGCTGGACGCTGGGACGCGGATGCCATCGAAACTGCCACCGGGGTACGGTGTAAAAAAGTTTGGACTAAAGACAAGCTAATCTTCGGCGCAATCGATCTGGACGTGATCGGCCTTGTAGGTCATACGCCGGGTTCAATAGCTTTGGCGTTAGGTACCAAACATATCTTCACCGGAGACTCGCTATTCCCTGGCGGACTCGGCAAAACAAACTCTGCCAGGGATTTTGACTCACTATTCACAGACGTTAAGACGCTGGTGTTTGACCGGTTCGACGATGACACTCAAATTCACCCTGGGCACGGCGACGACACCACGCTTGGCGCGGAGCGAGGCAATCTAGCCGAATGGCGCGCACGCGGTTGGTGA
- a CDS encoding TerC family protein, giving the protein MHVTPLAWVITLVCLSAVLVFDVYEMRRKPHEPSMKECGIAISIYISAAFLFALGIGLFAHPTNPAKTSWDYATEFIAGFLTEYSLSIDNLFVFIILLTAMNVPRKYQQFALMCGIILALVFRGIFIALGAVIINTFAWAFFIFGIFLLYTAAKLVVEYRNTHGSNADTEEKTDEGENRFIAWIKKIIPSTDEYHDTHLSLKISGKRVFTPLFFVIVALGSIDVMFALDSIPAIFGLTQEPYLVFTANFFALMGLRQLYFLLGGLLERLVYLSLGLSFILAFIGVKLFLHAAHHYGWVGFEVPTWLSLVVIIATLAVTAVASLMKTKGQTKDEKVAE; this is encoded by the coding sequence ATGCATGTCACGCCATTAGCCTGGGTTATTACCTTGGTGTGTCTAAGTGCAGTGTTGGTTTTCGATGTTTATGAGATGCGTCGCAAACCCCATGAGCCGTCCATGAAAGAATGCGGTATCGCAATTAGTATTTATATCTCAGCAGCGTTCTTATTTGCCCTAGGCATTGGCTTATTCGCGCATCCAACGAATCCAGCAAAAACAAGCTGGGATTACGCGACAGAATTTATTGCTGGCTTCCTCACCGAATACTCACTGTCTATAGATAACCTTTTTGTTTTCATTATTTTGCTGACCGCAATGAATGTGCCGCGTAAATATCAACAGTTCGCGCTGATGTGCGGCATTATTTTGGCGCTGGTGTTTAGAGGCATATTTATTGCTTTAGGTGCAGTTATCATTAACACCTTCGCATGGGCGTTCTTTATCTTCGGTATTTTCTTGCTTTATACGGCTGCAAAACTCGTTGTAGAGTACCGCAACACCCACGGATCAAATGCTGATACTGAGGAAAAAACCGATGAGGGTGAGAACCGTTTTATCGCCTGGATTAAAAAAATTATTCCTTCAACGGACGAATACCACGACACTCACCTAAGCTTGAAAATATCCGGAAAACGAGTTTTTACTCCGCTGTTCTTTGTCATCGTCGCTCTTGGCTCGATAGACGTAATGTTCGCTCTGGACTCAATTCCAGCTATTTTTGGCCTAACCCAAGAGCCTTACCTAGTATTTACGGCAAACTTCTTTGCCTTGATGGGGCTACGTCAGCTCTACTTCTTACTCGGTGGACTACTAGAAAGACTGGTTTACCTTTCGCTGGGGCTTTCATTTATTCTGGCCTTCATTGGCGTAAAACTTTTCTTGCATGCTGCCCACCACTATGGGTGGGTTGGTTTCGAGGTGCCCACCTGGCTGTCTCTAGTAGTCATCATCGCCACCTTGGCCGTTACTGCAGTGGCTAGCCTGATGAAAACTAAGGGTCAGACCAAGGACGAAAAGGTAGCCGAGTGA
- the uvrB gene encoding excinuclease ABC subunit UvrB: protein MLAVGYRIDSLLGASNKRIKSAHRLGAMRPKEKIARRVAPFKVYSDFQPAGDQPTAIAELTRRIKAGEKDVVLLGATGTGKTATVAWLAEQIQRPMLVMQPNKTLAAQFANELRHFFPDNAVEYFVSYYDYYQPEAYIPQTDTYIEKDSSLNEEVERLRHSATNSLLTRRDVIVVATVSAIYGLGTPQEYVDQMLTLRVGDETHRNDLLKHLVSMQYTRNDIAATRGTFRVRGDTLDIFPMYEENAVRVEFFGDEIDALSTMHPISGEILSNDDEIYVFPASHYTASEQRMQRAMHDIEDELVERVAELEQQGKLLEAQRLKMRTTYDLEMMHQIGTCEGIENYSRHIDGRHAGSPPNCLLDYFPEDFVLVIDESHVTVPQIGGMYEGDMSRKRTLVEHGFRLPSAQDNRPLRFEEFCERIGQTVYLSATPGAYEMERASGVVEQIIRPTGLVDPEVIVKPTRNQINDLMGEITTRTKRNERILVTTLTKKMAEDLTDYLVKNGIRARYLHSDIDTLQRVTLLRELREGAYDVLVGINLLREGLDLPEVSLVSILDADKEGFLRSDRSLIQTIGRAARNVSGQVHMYADKITASMAKAIDETNRRRAKQIAYNAKNGIDPQPLRKKISDITELLAREEADTQRLFEQPKKALDTKNMAANDLAELITELSNQMRSAAADLQFELAARLRDEIADLKQDLRQLVEANK from the coding sequence ATGTTGGCGGTTGGTTATCGGATAGATAGTTTGCTGGGGGCAAGTAATAAGCGAATCAAGAGTGCGCATAGGCTTGGGGCTATGCGTCCTAAAGAAAAAATCGCCCGCCGAGTCGCGCCGTTTAAGGTGTACTCGGATTTTCAGCCTGCCGGTGACCAGCCGACAGCTATAGCTGAGTTAACGCGCCGTATTAAGGCTGGGGAGAAGGACGTCGTCCTATTGGGTGCTACGGGTACCGGAAAAACTGCGACTGTCGCCTGGTTGGCCGAGCAGATTCAGCGCCCCATGCTGGTAATGCAGCCGAATAAGACGCTGGCGGCACAATTTGCTAACGAGCTGCGGCATTTCTTTCCGGATAATGCCGTCGAGTATTTCGTCAGCTATTACGACTACTACCAGCCGGAAGCCTATATTCCACAAACAGATACCTACATTGAGAAGGACTCGTCGCTTAATGAGGAAGTTGAGCGTCTGCGGCACTCAGCCACAAACTCGCTTCTGACTAGGCGTGACGTCATAGTGGTGGCAACTGTCAGCGCCATCTACGGTCTCGGTACCCCACAAGAGTATGTGGATCAAATGTTGACTTTGCGTGTAGGTGATGAAACCCATCGCAACGATTTATTGAAGCACCTAGTCTCAATGCAATACACGCGCAATGACATCGCCGCCACTCGCGGAACCTTTCGAGTGCGTGGTGACACGTTAGACATTTTCCCTATGTACGAAGAAAACGCAGTGCGTGTCGAATTTTTTGGTGATGAGATAGATGCCTTATCGACGATGCACCCGATAAGTGGCGAGATTTTATCCAATGATGATGAGATCTATGTATTTCCTGCTAGCCACTACACAGCTAGCGAACAGCGCATGCAACGTGCCATGCACGACATCGAGGACGAATTGGTGGAACGGGTTGCCGAGCTCGAGCAGCAAGGCAAACTGCTTGAGGCACAGCGGTTAAAAATGCGTACCACCTACGATCTTGAAATGATGCATCAAATAGGTACCTGCGAGGGTATCGAAAATTATTCTCGTCATATTGATGGTCGCCATGCAGGTTCACCCCCAAACTGTTTACTGGATTATTTTCCGGAAGATTTCGTGTTAGTAATTGATGAATCCCATGTCACCGTCCCACAAATTGGCGGCATGTATGAGGGGGATATGAGCCGCAAACGCACCCTGGTTGAGCATGGGTTCAGACTGCCAAGCGCCCAAGACAACAGACCCCTGCGCTTTGAGGAATTTTGTGAGCGTATTGGTCAAACTGTCTATCTTTCAGCCACCCCTGGGGCTTATGAAATGGAAAGAGCCAGTGGTGTCGTCGAACAGATTATCCGTCCTACCGGATTGGTAGACCCTGAGGTGATCGTCAAACCGACACGAAACCAAATCAATGACTTGATGGGCGAGATAACGACACGAACTAAACGTAATGAGCGAATCTTAGTTACTACGCTTACTAAAAAAATGGCTGAGGATTTAACGGATTACCTAGTCAAGAATGGTATTAGGGCTCGGTATCTACATTCAGATATTGATACTTTGCAGCGGGTGACGCTGTTAAGAGAATTACGAGAAGGTGCCTATGACGTGCTGGTTGGTATCAACTTGCTGCGTGAGGGTCTTGATTTGCCTGAAGTCTCGTTAGTGTCAATTTTGGACGCGGATAAAGAGGGTTTCCTACGTTCGGATCGGTCTTTGATTCAAACCATCGGACGCGCTGCTCGAAATGTATCGGGACAAGTACACATGTATGCCGATAAGATCACGGCGTCAATGGCTAAAGCGATAGATGAAACGAATCGTCGACGAGCTAAACAAATCGCCTACAACGCCAAGAATGGGATAGACCCGCAACCGCTGCGTAAGAAAATTTCTGATATTACCGAATTACTCGCTAGGGAAGAAGCTGATACTCAACGTCTCTTTGAACAACCAAAGAAAGCCCTAGATACCAAGAATATGGCGGCTAATGACCTAGCTGAGTTGATTACGGAGCTGTCTAACCAAATGAGATCTGCTGCCGCAGATCTTCAATTTGAGTTAGCTGCCAGACTGCGCGACGAGATAGCAGATCTTAAACAGGATTTACGACAACTGGTCGAAGCTAATAAGTAG
- a CDS encoding SDR family oxidoreductase: MTSWAVVTGASAGLGEEFAKRLSRAGNKVILVARRVDRLEALAEKLPSEARVRPADLLDPKQRGELAEELAGLDISYLVNNAGFGTLDTFVDIAADRVVNEATLDVIAPTQLTRHVLPGMIERGRGAIINVASMASFQAIPTMAVYAAAKAYMLSFTIAIRDELRGSGVRATAVCPGPTKTEFFKANNIGKTLTMLKRRTPEQVVETAFRALQKDQAFAVDGFFNNLTVLTNRFIPREMAARISGWMSNH, from the coding sequence ATGACTTCTTGGGCAGTAGTAACAGGCGCATCCGCCGGTTTAGGTGAAGAATTTGCCAAACGGCTTTCTCGTGCAGGTAACAAAGTAATTTTGGTAGCTCGGAGGGTTGACAGGCTAGAGGCATTGGCCGAGAAATTGCCTTCTGAGGCTAGGGTGCGCCCGGCTGACTTATTGGATCCTAAACAGCGTGGCGAATTAGCCGAAGAGCTAGCGGGGCTAGATATTTCTTATCTAGTCAACAATGCCGGTTTCGGCACTTTGGATACTTTCGTGGATATTGCGGCTGATCGCGTAGTCAACGAGGCGACCTTGGACGTAATCGCACCAACCCAATTGACTCGCCACGTTTTACCCGGAATGATCGAGCGCGGCCGAGGGGCGATAATCAACGTGGCTTCTATGGCATCTTTCCAAGCGATTCCGACAATGGCGGTGTATGCGGCAGCTAAGGCTTACATGTTGAGTTTCACTATCGCTATCCGAGACGAGCTACGCGGTAGTGGTGTACGCGCCACTGCGGTATGTCCTGGCCCAACAAAGACCGAATTTTTTAAGGCTAATAACATTGGCAAGACTTTGACTATGCTGAAACGCCGCACTCCAGAGCAGGTGGTTGAGACTGCTTTTAGAGCTTTACAGAAAGATCAGGCTTTCGCTGTTGATGGGTTTTTCAATAACTTAACAGTGCTAACGAATCGCTTCATTCCGCGCGAAATGGCAGCCCGAATTTCGGGGTGGATGTCAAACCATTAA
- the coaE gene encoding dephospho-CoA kinase, translated as MIIGLTGGIASGKSVVAKRFASLGAHIVDADVLARRVVENGTSGFERIVKRFSRSVIGSDGEIDRKWLADVVFNDDEARADLNAIVHPEVKAASLAALNEIPSDEVAIEVIPLLVETGQQDAFDLLIVVDLPVEMQLERLMKRNGYSLHEAKARLAAQASREQRLAVADVVIDNSGALEDTLARVDEVWNQIVQMRSPRS; from the coding sequence ATGATTATCGGATTAACCGGCGGAATCGCCTCTGGCAAGAGCGTGGTCGCTAAGCGGTTTGCTAGCCTTGGTGCCCACATCGTTGACGCGGACGTTTTGGCCAGACGAGTCGTTGAGAATGGTACGTCTGGTTTTGAGCGGATAGTCAAACGGTTTTCCCGTTCGGTAATCGGCTCGGACGGCGAAATTGACCGCAAGTGGTTAGCAGATGTGGTCTTTAATGATGATGAAGCGCGTGCCGACCTCAACGCTATCGTCCATCCTGAAGTAAAAGCAGCCTCCTTAGCTGCCTTAAACGAAATACCTTCAGATGAGGTAGCGATAGAGGTCATTCCGTTGCTTGTTGAAACTGGGCAACAGGACGCCTTCGATTTGCTAATCGTCGTTGATTTGCCTGTCGAAATGCAATTAGAGCGGTTAATGAAGCGAAATGGTTACAGCCTGCATGAAGCGAAAGCGCGTCTTGCTGCTCAGGCTAGTCGTGAGCAGCGACTAGCCGTTGCAGATGTTGTCATCGACAATTCTGGGGCACTGGAAGATACCCTGGCCAGAGTCGATGAAGTCTGGAATCAAATTGTCCAGATGCGCTCACCGAGAAGTTAA
- a CDS encoding nucleotidyl transferase AbiEii/AbiGii toxin family protein — protein MDRVDQLEALNRISVGQWGLFTTAQALRVGFSKMQLSRLAEYLGFWRIREGVYQMPGWPAGETIEIKANWLAFDPEKTAAERLDDPSPVAVSHESACLIWGIGDFLSPEIYFTSPQRRQTRQENVKIHTASFPGKTIHYVDSLAVTSPRRSLEDVAKSNRWDDQQLRSAIFDALNKKILTNGDVSKSKILSRLAPELAEPASDQSVRRLLANDAKRRNTDVNASYTLFHRALFCDRLCQLSDQWILKGGTGMVLRGISTRTTRDLDLTKPKGNNLLKDAAQLVELMNGQKVGRYTYRIKMPEHTTPENVDTLKLHTKILYGESMLDVGSFSIDVTNSQPLAKAPITQTLSRGDQAVIPGYSFYLKVRMYPIENQIADKICALYESHANQTSTRFRDLYDLALLGKTKEFDLKLLAQAIRQEALTRSNLNLPEKFIAPSPHWPTQYNKVISKTKGTDKELTDFDAAMHVVSDAFNPALANYHQQASSRTTRLDEIHPHSWQETGEIGRTE, from the coding sequence ATGGATAGGGTTGATCAGCTAGAGGCGTTGAATCGAATTTCTGTTGGCCAGTGGGGGTTGTTCACTACGGCACAAGCCCTGCGAGTTGGTTTTTCAAAAATGCAGCTATCTAGACTTGCTGAATATTTAGGTTTCTGGCGTATCAGAGAAGGCGTATACCAGATGCCAGGTTGGCCAGCAGGAGAAACTATTGAGATAAAGGCAAATTGGCTAGCCTTTGACCCAGAAAAAACTGCTGCTGAACGCTTAGATGATCCTTCTCCGGTAGCCGTCTCACATGAAAGCGCTTGCCTTATTTGGGGTATTGGAGATTTTCTCAGCCCAGAAATTTATTTCACTTCGCCTCAAAGAAGACAAACAAGACAAGAAAACGTAAAAATACACACCGCCAGTTTTCCTGGTAAAACAATCCACTACGTTGATTCCCTAGCGGTAACAAGCCCGCGACGCAGCCTAGAAGATGTAGCCAAAAGCAACAGATGGGACGACCAGCAGCTACGTTCAGCAATATTCGATGCGCTTAACAAAAAGATTCTCACAAACGGTGATGTATCTAAATCGAAAATCCTAAGCAGGCTCGCTCCTGAGTTAGCCGAACCTGCAAGCGACCAATCAGTACGAAGGTTATTGGCAAATGATGCCAAACGCCGAAACACAGATGTTAATGCTTCCTACACTCTCTTCCATCGAGCTTTGTTTTGCGATCGCCTTTGTCAGCTTTCAGACCAGTGGATACTTAAAGGCGGCACCGGAATGGTTCTGCGAGGTATCAGCACCAGAACTACCCGCGACCTTGATCTGACAAAGCCCAAGGGAAATAATCTACTCAAAGATGCTGCACAACTCGTAGAGCTAATGAACGGGCAAAAAGTCGGAAGATACACTTACCGAATCAAAATGCCAGAACACACGACCCCCGAAAATGTCGATACTTTGAAACTACACACAAAGATCCTTTACGGCGAATCAATGCTGGATGTAGGTAGCTTCTCAATAGACGTAACCAATTCTCAACCGCTAGCGAAAGCACCTATAACTCAAACACTTTCGCGCGGAGACCAAGCGGTTATACCCGGGTACAGTTTCTACTTAAAAGTACGCATGTACCCCATAGAAAATCAGATTGCAGATAAAATCTGCGCACTCTATGAAAGCCATGCAAATCAAACCTCAACACGTTTCAGAGATCTTTACGACCTAGCTTTACTAGGCAAAACAAAAGAATTCGATCTAAAGCTACTGGCTCAAGCGATACGCCAAGAAGCCCTCACTAGAAGCAATCTAAATCTCCCTGAAAAATTCATAGCCCCTTCGCCACACTGGCCTACCCAGTACAACAAAGTTATTTCAAAAACTAAAGGAACCGACAAAGAACTCACTGACTTCGATGCCGCAATGCATGTAGTTTCTGACGCTTTTAATCCAGCCCTGGCCAACTACCACCAGCAAGCTAGCAGCAGAACTACCCGCCTAGATGAAATCCATCCTCACTCATGGCAAGAAACCGGAGAAATTGGCCGCACCGAGTAA